TATGCTGAATCTCTCTTAGAACCTTTTAATTTCtactaatatttccatcatgtgGACAAACAATCTCTCTGACACATCTCCCTTAACCAGTATTGTACTATAGACTATATGTCTCCAAGTATAGGACaaacagaaaattttataatttctctagCTAGTCACCTCggaatgaaaaaaatgagtGAGATTATCACATCACTCCGCAGGGCTATAATATTTAGTGATGTTGACTCAGAAAGCCTTCAGCGCCAAAAATCTATGCAATGATTTTGATCAAATCTTAATAGAATCACATCACATCTTGAGTAGAAAAATGAACGATAAAAATGACAACAGCACAGCAGGAGTGTTAAGATCCAAAGTATAACTAATTTGCTAAAGAACTacaattaacaaataataatgataaagtaGACATATccatcatttaattattttgacatCCAATGAAAGCAACGGCCGTACACTATTTCATTGACACATTAGAGGACCTTCCAATCATCCAATATGCCAGTTCTTCAAATCTATTACCAGAATCAGAtttttgttttacaaaaatcTATTGTCGGTTCATAAAGATGAGATCATAAGAGGGTGACAGACGGTGACAGGAAACTCAAAGCAATATGTCAGGAAGCACTGCATTTATGGTTACAAGCAAAATTCCCAAAAACATCATTACCAGTCAACTGGTAACATCATACCAATTTCAAGCAGCAAGAATGCAAGATTAGAAAGACTAGCTGTTTAAAACTTAAGTGCGGTTAGCAACAAGGGATACAACAATATAACTATACAAATCACGAGCGGtataaacatacctaaacaaaTATGTCCATTGCTATAAATGTGAGGATGTAGAGGAGCCGGAGGGATGAAAATCACCTGATCAATCAACAAAAGAATATcataatcatcataaaatacaaCAGCAATCGTGAAGTCAAATAAATGATTCCGTTCAAATTCAATTGTCAGTGTCACTTTATCTTTCCAATTTCACACTTTACTCGACAAAACAAAAAGGGAAAGCAAAGAGAAAGGATGATACCTGGGGGGCCTCCATAGGGTAATGCTCAGGAAAATCAACTTGAAGCTGATAAGTTTCATTGGCATAAATCGTTCCAGGGGCTCCGTTGACTTCGATTATCCATCTTTCCACAAAAAGACACAACAaattagagactaaattcccaaattaatccccgattaaaaaaagaaaagagattaaTTGAAAGAGTGAACAAAACCTTTGGAGATTATCAGTTACTTTGTGCTTAAATCCGGCAGGTGGATTAACTTGCCACTCCACTAACTCTTTCTGAAGTCTATTACATGCGATCTTGCTTAAAGCCTACGCAAAAAGCATCTCCAAAAATATATAGTcacaaaaatcaacaaatataaaaaaacaaataaggaGAAGTAATCCGACAGACGCAACCCAAAATTGTGGACAAATAAATAACGAAATTAAATCGGAAAAACAAAGAGACATACAAACCTTGCGTGAATGAGTGGAGGAGCTAGTCATGGCTTCCGTGCGAGAGAgcgaggaaaaagaaaaggagagacAAAGACGGTGCCGTCTGttcaattttatata
This sequence is a window from Gossypium raimondii isolate GPD5lz chromosome 5, ASM2569854v1, whole genome shotgun sequence. Protein-coding genes within it:
- the LOC105770470 gene encoding probable ubiquitin-conjugating enzyme E2 18, with product MTSSSTHSRKALSKIACNRLQKELVEWQVNPPAGFKHKVTDNLQRWIIEVNGAPGTIYANETYQLQVDFPEHYPMEAPQVIFIPPAPLHPHIYSNGHICLDILYDSWSPAMTVSSICISILSMLSSSTVKQRPTDNDRYVKNCRNGRSPKETRWWFHDDKV